A single genomic interval of Ramlibacter sp. harbors:
- a CDS encoding VOC family protein produces the protein MSHPNFFILYVDNPLASARFYSALLGQEPVEASATFAMFALASGVMLGLWSRHTVEPRAAAPAGSGEVAMALDSDAGVDSTHADWLARGLPILQAPVRLDFGYTFVALDPDGHRLRVFAPAAP, from the coding sequence ATGTCCCATCCCAATTTCTTCATCCTCTACGTTGACAACCCGCTGGCCAGCGCGCGTTTCTACAGCGCGTTGCTGGGCCAGGAGCCGGTCGAAGCCTCCGCCACCTTTGCCATGTTCGCGCTGGCCTCCGGCGTGATGCTGGGCCTGTGGTCGCGCCACACGGTCGAGCCCCGGGCCGCCGCGCCCGCCGGCAGTGGCGAGGTGGCCATGGCGCTGGACAGCGACGCCGGCGTGGACAGCACCCACGCCGACTGGCTGGCCCGCGGCCTGCCCATCCTGCAGGCGCCGGTGCGGCTGGACTTTGGCTACACCTTCGTCGCGCTGGACCCGGACGGTCACCGCCTGCGGGTGTTCGCGCCGGCCGCCCCCTAA
- a CDS encoding YafY family transcriptional regulator: protein MSRAERLLQLMQVLRRYRVPVSGQVLARELGTSLRTLYRDIASLQAQGASIDGEPGVGYVLRPGFMLPPLMFSTEEIEALVLGSRWVAGRTDAALAQAARNAMAKIAAVLPPDLRHELDSAALLVGPPDPQAAGDRELAAIRGAIRAEQRLCIGYRDAAGRTTSRVIWPFALGFFDRVRMVVAWCEQREAFRHFRTDRIATLQVLEGRYPRRRQALLKAWRLAEGIQSPPV, encoded by the coding sequence ATGTCCCGCGCCGAACGACTGCTCCAGCTCATGCAGGTGTTGCGCCGCTACCGGGTGCCCGTGAGTGGCCAGGTGCTGGCGCGCGAACTGGGCACCAGCCTGCGCACCCTGTACCGCGACATCGCCTCGCTGCAGGCCCAGGGCGCGAGCATCGATGGCGAGCCGGGTGTGGGCTACGTGCTGCGGCCCGGTTTCATGCTGCCGCCGCTGATGTTTTCCACCGAGGAGATCGAGGCGCTGGTGCTGGGCTCGCGCTGGGTGGCCGGGCGCACCGATGCCGCGCTGGCGCAGGCGGCGCGCAACGCCATGGCCAAGATCGCCGCCGTGCTGCCGCCGGACCTGCGCCACGAGCTGGACTCCGCGGCGCTGCTGGTCGGCCCGCCCGACCCCCAGGCGGCCGGCGACCGGGAGCTGGCCGCCATCCGCGGCGCCATCCGCGCGGAGCAGAGGCTGTGCATCGGCTACCGTGACGCGGCCGGGCGCACCACCTCGCGCGTGATCTGGCCGTTTGCACTGGGCTTTTTCGACCGGGTCCGCATGGTGGTGGCCTGGTGCGAACAGCGCGAGGCGTTCCGGCATTTCCGGACCGACCGGATTGCCACGCTTCAGGTGCTCGAGGGCCGCTACCCGCGGCGCCGCCAGGCCCTGCTCAAGGCCTGGCGCCTGGCGGAAGGCATTCAGTCGCCACCCGTTTGA
- the hpaR gene encoding homoprotocatechuate degradation operon regulator HpaR encodes MSTPFVHRNLPRLLLQARESVMAHTRPGLREHGLSDQQWRVLRVLGEHGTVETGRVAREAFILGPSLTGVLTRMERDGLIRRERDPADQRRTVVEATAKGLKLVEKLSHTIEAHYAWMEKSLGKQKLAELYALLDALIELEQP; translated from the coding sequence ATGAGCACACCATTCGTCCACCGCAATCTCCCGCGCCTGCTGCTGCAGGCGCGCGAATCCGTCATGGCGCACACCCGGCCCGGCCTGCGCGAGCACGGCCTGAGCGACCAGCAGTGGCGCGTGCTGCGCGTGCTGGGCGAGCACGGCACGGTGGAGACGGGCCGCGTGGCGCGCGAGGCCTTCATCCTCGGGCCCAGCCTCACGGGCGTGCTCACCCGCATGGAACGCGACGGGCTGATCCGGCGCGAACGCGACCCGGCCGACCAGCGCCGCACGGTGGTGGAGGCCACGGCCAAGGGCCTGAAGCTGGTGGAGAAGCTCTCGCACACGATCGAGGCCCACTACGCCTGGATGGAAAAGTCGCTGGGCAAACAGAAGCTCGCCGAGTTGTATGCGCTGCTCGACGCCCTCATTGAACTGGAGCAACCTTGA